The stretch of DNA ttttcccgtgataacaagttaatttcctATTATTATTTGTCTCATCATTTTCTCCAGAAACTCTGGTTAtatagcaaacattaaagcacaaaacaagcAGCTCACCTCACAGTAGGTAGGTAGGCATATACATTGGGCTATTGGCGTTATTAGTACATAACTGTAAAGGGCGTCCATCAGTCAGCGTGGCAGTTCATGTATGAGGTAACTCTCTCGAATTAAATAACATCAGATCTctagaaaacacaactttattCTCTCGAGgtaacgagataaataactcgagaTCTTGAGAGAACGGAGGAAATGAACTCGTTACCACAGGAAAATAACGTGTGTGAACGCATGAGCACTTCCGTAGAGGAGGGCGGGTCATCGTGAGCTTTCCTCTCGTCCGTCTCAGGACAGTGCTGTATTATTCATGGCCCCCGAGGCGGTGGGCTCGCCTCCCTGCAGGGGGCTGCAGCACGGGGGCCGGTGGAACACCACCGATGAATAAATGACTCTGGGGACTAACGGAGTTATTATTAACAACACAGAGCTGTCTCTCTCTAAACACCCACTCAGACGCAGACTTGGCTAATGATTAAGAAGCCGTGTCGTCACGGTAACATGGCTTTCATTTTACTTGCAAATTGTGTCTGCCTGAAATTGGATCTTGATGACACCGACTCCCTACCTTTGCTATCTGTGCTGCAGCTTGAAGCCACTTCCTCATCGCTCTCATCTTTACAGGACTCATCTTGATAACAAGTATTTTCCATGAGTCTCACGTTGAAGGAGAATGATGGATGTAGTGAGATAGCCGAGGAGTTTTGGACCGGCGCACACTTCATGAAGACAAACACCAGTCAGATGTGCGTGCGGGGGTGTAAAGCAGATTAAAGCAGGTCACGTCATGTTAGATAGAACAGGCCTTGAATTATGGGTTccttaatgttttctttctgttaagtTTCTTTCCTCGTCACTTCTGCCTTTCGGTTCTGTCTGGCATCCTGGAAACATTTGGCTGTATGAATAAACTGAGCTGAACTAAAGAAAGAGGCCATGTGAACATCGACGCGGCGCTTGCTGAAATCTCTCCTTCTGCCAAATTTCGGGTTTTCTTAATGGAGAAGTTGGAAGCTTCTTGATTTGGCAACTCTCGCATTTGCTTCACATGAGTCACGCATTTTCTTCCCCAGTAAGCAATGTGATGCGGACGGTGCATACATGCACGTCGTGTCACTGCGAGAGCTCGAGGTCTGTCCCTGCATCAGCGTGACCTATGCTACagtttcctccattttctcGCTCACTCGCTATTTGTGATCTGTCAACGCagatctgtctctctctctctctctgtatgtcTGCTGGTTACTATTTGTTGCAGGATGTGAGAGCTCATCAGTGAAGTGAAACGCTGTGAAGGTAGCAGACAGTGTGTGGTAGAGGTGGTCAGACTGATGCTGGTGAGCTGGAGTGGATGCTGGTGTTGGTGATTGTGTCCAGTGGtctgaagggggaaaaaagtcagaaaataaaaggagGATAAGAGTtaagaaaatgtataaatggattagaaacaacataaacattttcctacccatttgcacatttaaaaaccactgTTCATCCGTGCTGCCTGTAAAGAGATCCCTTCCCAGCGCGCTGTGAGCTTATGTAACTGATGACTGATATTATGAAAGGTCTctttacatccacatgaaagggGGATCTTGCTCTGTTTACCtttgaaattgtttttattagaaCACAAAAGATGTATATATTGTTACAAATACTTCTTAATCATTCATTATTTGAGCATTAGTGCATGACAGAGCCACACTACAGTCGTGCTGCAGTGTGACGGTGCAGGCTACAGTGGTGGAGGTCAGATGGATTACTTGTGACACCTCCAGCTCAGAATGGCTTtcagagtgtgtgcgtgtgtgtgcgtgtgtgtgtgtgtgtgcgtgtgtgtgtgcgcggctgTCAGCAGCACGTCTATGAGGCATTATTCCCGTGCGGTCGCTCGGCTGAATCAGTTTGGGGAAACGGCGAATTTTGCTTCTAGCGTGTTCACATGGCGGAGACGGTCAGGACAAGAGCGGAGTGATTCAGCCCCGCTTGACCAGATGCAGCCTCCCTGCACCTGCTCCCAACCATTTCATATCAGATTTCAGACAGAGAATGGCTTCATATataaaaacgcacacacacaaaaaaacaaaaaacaaacaaaaaaaaaaacatgctgacTCAGTGCATCACTGTCACTGTCCTCTCATGTACAGTGGAAAAACCTGACAGGAAACGTCTCTGAGAGTTTCAGACGTCGAGACAGAAAGCGCAGACTGAAAAGGGCCTCCACTCACCTCATCACTTCTTTCAGATCTTCCTGTATTTCTGCGAGATTTCCTCTTACTGTATGCGATCGCAGCACCCAGAACTTTGAGctctgtttgtgtgagtttaGCAGGAAGTGATGTCCCATCAGATGAAGCCACAGAAACACTTTCGTTTTCACGCTGAGAGCGTGCTCTGAATGTGAGCAcgacaaaaaaagatgaggagaaaTCTGCACCTTTTCTCATCATCTTTTCTGAATTGCAGCCATAGTGACCTGCATACTAAGTGAGGCGGAGCTGTACTTTCCACTGGTGACAAGGCAGCAACATGGTCAGAATAGCTGTGCAATAGTTTAGTAGAATCATGTTTATTTGGAAGCTATGGTTGCTATGCTACACAGAACCCACTCTGGTTACGAGTACGTGCTTATCATTATTAGCAGATCGCCAGATGAAGGAACCTCTGACCACATTTCCCACATTAATGTGATATTTATACTTTGTTATAATGCTAGTTATAGACATAAAATACCACATTGCCCACAACTTTGTGCTTTCTTCAAACATTAGTGCGTAAAGACATTTGGctcaaaatatttagttttgtctttcGAAATTAGCTCCATTCCAGGCAGGTACATTTAAACTGTGGATTGTTTGAATTGACGTTGAACACTGTACCAGGAAAGTACATTACACATCTGGACTTTGAGTATTTTCTAGTTTGGTGTCACTACTTTTATGTCATCCACCCTTGACTgagacaaaacaacagctgTCAAATTCAATTTGAAACcttttaacaaaaacaagcGTGTTGACAGGAAGCAGAGGCTGATCTCGGTGCATGTTTGTCTTGCTCTGCGTGAGCTTTTTCTGTGCACGGTCGTACGTTGGGGGATGTGATGTGTTAGTCAGGTCACACTAACAgacgggggggagggagagcAAAGTGTGACATTAGTCCAAAACTTGTGCCGCATATTAAGACGATAATCTGTGCTGTGTTTTCCCCAGGTACAAGGAGTTGATGACGGGAAAGACTGCCCGAGAGATCATCGCTATTTTATGGATCCTCTCCTTTGTCATCGGCCTCATCCCCTTCTTCGGATGGAACTTGAAGAGTTCGAGCTGTGCGAACGCCACCTCCGGAGCAGACAACACCACGAACACTCCCCTCAAGGAGGGGCCGAGGGGCAAGGGAGGCTTACTGCAGAGCTGCAAGCTGAAGTGCTTCTTTGAAAGCGTGGTGGACATGCATTACATGGTCTACTTCAATTTCTTCGTGTGcgtgctgctgccgctgctcaTCATGCTGGGCATCTACCTGAAGATCTTCACCGTGGCCAGGAAGCAGCTGAGACAGATCGAGCTCAAGTGCGTAGGCAACGGGGAGAGCCAACACCACGGGCTGCTGCAGAAGGAGATCCGGGCCGCCAAGTCGCTGTCCATCATCGTGGGACTGTTTGCCCTCTGCTGGTTGCCCGTGCACATCCTCAACTGCCTCACGCTGTTTTACAAGGATCTGAGGAAGCCCGAAGTCATCATGTACGTGGCCATCATTCTCTCCCACGCCAACTCCGCGGTCAACCCCATCATCTACGCCTATCGCATCCAGGACTTCAGGAACACCTTCCGAAAGATCTTGGCCCAGAACTTCCTGTGCCGCAAGGAGGAGCTGTACCTCAGCTCCAACGGCAGCAGGCGCAACAGAGACCAGATCCACATGACCATCGACCCTCTGCTATAGAGGGCCGTGCAGAGAAGGAGTGTTATTTGTGTCAACCCTGTCGTTTCAGTCttgaattttcttttcactgcGATTTCTAATGTTTACAGAACAAGGGTATGATATGATATATGTGAAGATGAACCCATGACGGACGCGTCTCGACTGTGGACAATTATTTATGAACTGTGCCGAGTATCAGGGGACAAGCAGTGAAATGTTCAATAGTCTTACGTAACTTTTGTATTGTGAAGGATTCTCGATTTtcgatggaaaaaaaaaaaaaaaaaaaaaaaaaaacacgttgaaGCTAACTGGATTTGTGGGACTGTGAACAGGATCCAAACTTAAGAAGCTATTTATCATTCTAAACTCACACTGTTACAGCTGCAAACACTCCTCTTTTGTGCCCTGCTATTTTGTATCGTCGACATTGGGT from Mugil cephalus isolate CIBA_MC_2020 chromosome 15, CIBA_Mcephalus_1.1, whole genome shotgun sequence encodes:
- the adora2b gene encoding adenosine receptor A2b, whose translation is MNSFYIVIEVIIAVLSISGNVLVCWAVAINTTLKNATNYFLVSLAVADILVGCLAIPFAITISIGIHLDFYGCLFLACFVLVLTQSSIFSLLAIAIDRYLAVKIPLRYKELMTGKTAREIIAILWILSFVIGLIPFFGWNLKSSSCANATSGADNTTNTPLKEGPRGKGGLLQSCKLKCFFESVVDMHYMVYFNFFVCVLLPLLIMLGIYLKIFTVARKQLRQIELKCVGNGESQHHGLLQKEIRAAKSLSIIVGLFALCWLPVHILNCLTLFYKDLRKPEVIMYVAIILSHANSAVNPIIYAYRIQDFRNTFRKILAQNFLCRKEELYLSSNGSRRNRDQIHMTIDPLL